GGAATTTTACTGCATTCAAAAATGGGCGCACCCATATTAACTTGCACTTTCGTCACTACATCTTCTTTTATCTCTAAATAAGTGATTTTTAGCCCAGCAAGAGTTTCTACATAAAGAGGATTTTCTCTTACTATATTATTATCGTAAACGTATTTAGCAAAACAGCGAATGCCATTTCCACACATCTCCACTTCTGTGCCATCAGAGTTGTAAAAACTCATCTTAATATGATGTATTTGAGATGGATTGATTATGATTAAACCGTCTGCGCCAATACCGAACTTTCGATCACATAAAAACGTGATTTGCTCTTTGGTTAAGGTTAGGTCTTCTTTTAAGTTTTCTAAAACTATAAAATCATTACCTAATCCGTGCATTTTTGTAAACTTCATAATAAACAAATCCTTTTTTGATAAAATAACTTTAGCTCTACGTTTTATGTTGTACGTTCTAAGTAAAAACTTTTAGATGCGAGCCAATCTGCTGCAGATTACCTCGACCGCTTTGCGGTCGAGGTCGTTGGCACTTGCTCATAGAAATGAATTCATTTTCTCGTGCAAGCACGGAAAATGCTTTAATTTCTGCGAGCCAATCTGCTAATACGAATATTATACCATAAATCTATAAATAAACATTACTTTGACTTTATTTTATGTGCCGCAGATTGCCTCGACCGCTTGTGCGGTCGAGGTCGTTGCACTTGCTCATAGAAATGAAAATACTTCCTCGTGCAAGCACGGAAAATATTTTCATTTCTGCGAGCCAATCTGCTGATTCGAACATTATACCACAATAAAAATTATTGACATAGGTTTTTTTAGTGTATAATGTTTGAAAGAAGAACGAAGAAATGTAAAGGATGATTATAATGCCATTTGACGGAATTACTACTTTTTCGGTAGTTCAGGAACTAAGAGATAAATTAATTCACGGAAAAATCAATAAAATATACCAACCTGAATCTGATGAAATACTATTAAATATTAATAATAGAGGCAACAAGTACAGCTTGCTTATTTCTGCTAATAACAATAACCCTAGAATCCACTTGACAGAGCATACAAAGAACAATCCTTTAGCTCCTCCTATGTTTTGTATGCTTCTGCGTAAAAACATTCAAAATTCTACTATTTTAGAGGTCAATCAATTGGGTTTAGATCGAATTGTTGAAATACGTCTTCGCACCAAAAACGAATTGGGAGATACTGTAACTAAGAGATTAGTAGTAGAGATTATGGGCAGACATAGCAATATTACACTCATTAATGAACCTGAGGAGGTTATCGTAGATAGCATTAAAAGAGTAGGTAAAAATATCAGCACCTTTAGAGAAGTATTGCCTGGCAGAGTATACAAAACACCTCCACAGGACAAAAATGAGCCAATTGGCGTAAACAGAGAACAGTTTTTTTCTCTTTTACATGGCTATGGTCAAAACAAAACCCTTTATAAATTTATTATAGATACTTTTATAGGTGTTAGCCCACCATTATCTCATGAAATATGCCATAGAGCAAAAATAAACAGCGATAAACCTCTATCCGAATTAACAGATGAAAATGAAGATTCCCTATACAGTGTATTTAGTGATCTCTATAGTCATTTAGAAGACCATTTGCAATCTCTTATGTACACCAATGAAAACAAGAGCAAAGTCTATGATTTTTCTGCTATTGATTACACCTACTACGAGTTGTACCATAAGACGGATTACCCTTCGATATCTAGCCTTTTAGAGGAGTATTATTACTTAAGAGACTCTCTCTCTCGAATTCAAAACAGATCCTCAAGCATGGTGCAAATGCTAAATAACAAATTAGAAAGAGACTATCACAAATTAGACAAGCAAATCAAAGAATTTCAAGATGCAGAAGATGCTGAAATCTATAGAAAATACGGTGAACTTATTACAAGTCAAATATATTTATTAAAAGGAGGGCAAAAATCTGCAGTTTTATCTGATTATTACACAGGAGAAGAGATTGAAATCCCCCTCTCTGTTCAATTATCACCATCGGAAAATGCACAAAAATACTTTAAAAAATACAATAAAGGGAAAAGAGCAAAAGAATACTTAAAAGAGCAAATGTCTATTACAAAAGAAGAGATTTATTATCTTGAAAGCCAAATTGACAATATACGAAAATGTACTGAAATAGAAGAATTTAATGAGATCAAAGAAGATCTGATTGAAAATGGATACTTGAAGGCTCAAGGTCGAAAAAAGTCGAACAAAAAAGAATCCACTATATCCCAACCTATGAAGTATATCTACGAGGGAGTAGAAATTTACGTAGGAAAAAACAATAAACAAAACGAATATTTGACTACAAAATTTGCAGCAAAGACAGACTTGTGGCTACATGTAAAAGACATGCCTGGCTCTCATGTCATTGTAAAAAAAAATGCAGATAAAGTAGATGACAAACTCCTCTATACAGCAGCCCTTCTAGCCGCCTACTACAGCAAAGGCAAAGAATCCAGTAATATTCCTATAGACTACACAGCTGTAAAATACGTAAAAAAACCTAAGGGGGCTAAGACAGGTATGGTTATTTATACAGATCAGAAGACTCTGTATGTAACGCCGAAAGAGGATGAAGTGCTTAAGATTGATCGGGTAGACTAGGTGGTAAGGTGGTCAAATTTGCGACTTACGTCGCAGTGAACAATGAACTTGGAACAATGAAGAACAAACAATTTAGAAGAATAATAAAACACGCATATTTGCACTGTTCAATTTTTATTGTTCGTTGTTCATTGTTCATTGTTCATTGAAGGGTTTTCCCTTCCAACCTTTCTGCTATATAACGTAGAACTTAGAACGTAGAACTGTTACCGCCTAGCTCCTGCAGCACCTTCTCAAAGTACTCAGGTATAGGGCAGCTAAATTCCACATACTCTCCTGTCTCAGGGTGGGTAAAGCCTATGGTGGAGGCGTGGAGGAGCTGACCTTTTGAGTAGAGTTTTTGTCTCTTTAAACCGTAAGTAAGATCTCCTACTACTGGATGGCCAATATAGCTCATATGAACTCTTATTTGATGGGTTCTACCTGTCTCTAGCTTACATTCTATAAGTGTATACTTGCTAAATCGTTTTAATATCTTAAAATGGGTTTTGGCATCTTTCGCATTTCGATCTGTAACGGTCATTTTTTTTCGGTCTTTTACATGCCTTCCTATAGGTGCGTCTACAATACCTGTTTCCTCTTGAATAATTCCCTCTACTAATGCGGTGTATTTTCGCGTAATAGTGTGCTCCTTAAGTTGTACACTCAAAGATTTATGAGCCAAATCACTTTTGGCTACGACCAAAAGGCCTGATGTGTCTTTATCTATTCGGTGTACAATTCCTGGACGAAGGACCCCATTGATATCAGAAAGCTTATCAATATGGTAAAGCAAAGCATTAACAAGGGTATCTTTGTAATTACCTGGAGCAGGGTGAACGACCATACCTTGAGGTTTGTTCACAACCAGGACATGATTATCCTCATATACAATATCAATAGGAATGTTTTGTGGTTCGATTTCTAATGACTCTGGCTCTGGAAGATTTATTAAGACCTCATCTTTTCCCTGCAGCTTATAACTAGCTTTTACTTCTTTGCCATTAACCGTAATTTTACTGTCGTCTATTAGCTTTTTGATATAGGTTCTCGATAGTTGTGAAATATTATCACTTATATACTGATCGATTCGCATACCTTCATCTGATTCTTCTACAATTAACTCAATTTTCTCTTCCATAATACCTCACACATATTTTTTTATGACTATTTTATTTCTTCCTTTTTTTGTGGTACCACTAAAATCCTCTAAAATAAATCGACCTTTTCCTTTTACAGAAAATAAATCACCAATCTTAGCTATTTGAGAAGATTTTGTCTTCTCTTCATGATTAATCTTTACCCTGCCACCTTTTATCAGATCTGTGGCAGCTTCTCTAGAAATCCCACAAGCACTACTGATAATCGCGTCTAAACGAAAGGAAGCGATACTTATATTGCCAAATTCAAACTCTGGTGCTTTTACTTCTATTTGACTTATAGGGAGCACTTCAAATTGTATCTTGCGATTACTCAATCTAACAAAATTTACAGCAATAAAATCTGCAATATGCTCCTTAACTACTATTTGAATACACTTTTCATCAATAATAATATCCCCAATAATTTCCCTGGCAATACCTAAACTCATAACCGCACCTAAAACCATTCTGTGATGAACTTCAAAATCCACTTCACATCGACATAGAACGATAGGCCAAGGTATTCCTTCTTCGATCTCTTCTGTAGACAAGCATAACATCTTTCGCTCACAAAATTCATGCCCTCCAAAAAAAGCCAGATCTACAGGCTCGTGTTTTAATTCCCCTTCGATACGCCTCTGCTGTGAAGGGTCATAAAAATCAAAAAAAGCTAAGCCATCAGATAATCTTTCTGCCTGATAACTTATCTTTTTTACCATAATATCTGTGTTATTATACTTTTGACTCATAGAAAAATCATCCCTAGTATCAAACGATAAACCGGTTCCACGACAAAGTCAATGAGTATCAGGGCTAATAACGGTGAGAAGTCCATAGGGCCAAAAATGGTAATCCTTCTTAAGGGCTCTAAAATAGGTTCTGTCATATTGTATATAATCTGAACAATAGGATTATCTCTGTTAGGCCGAATCCAACTAAAAATCACATTTACAAATATTAATAAAGATATTAATTGAAACAAGACACTTCCTGCCCGTAACAATGTATAATACATCTAAACACTCCTACTTATCAAATTTCCAGTTTAATAAATCACTCGTCGTAGAAGAATCAATACTTTCAGCAATAACATCAACAGTGTTCGGTGCAAGAATAAATACATTTTCACTGATTTTTTGTATGGTACCATCTAATGCATAAACTGCCCCATTTAAAAAATCAAAAATCTTTCTACCTTCTTCAAAGTCTGCCTTTTCTAAATTAACAACTACTGTTTTATTCTTTTTTAAATTGTCACAAATGACAGGTGCATCATTAAAAAGTACAGGTTCTACTACTAACACTTTTGAATTTTTTTCTGCAGTTGTGGCAGTTGTCATGGCAATCCCCTTATCCTTCTTTACTTTTGATTTATAAACTGGTCTTTCCTCTACTTCTTCCTCTTCGAATTCCTCTTCAAATTCATCATCATCGTATTCATCCTCTATTTCTAAACCTAAAAGATTTTTTACTTTTCCCCAAGAATCCTTAGCCATAATATGTAGCCTCCTCTTATATTATACAAAAATACCTCGTCCTATTCTAACTAGGTTAGAACCCTCTTCTATTGCAATAGGGTAATCATTAGTCATCCCCATAGACAAAGTCTCAATATTTACATTTTTAAATGCATCTTGATTATCTTTTATTTTATCATATATTTCGTGCATTTTTCTAAAAATATGACGAGTTTCTTCAATGTTTTCAGTAAAAGGCGCCATAGTCATAAAGCCTACTACAGAGATATTGCTTTCATGAGAGATTTGCTGGAGAAAAGATTCTACCTCTTCTACCTCTATGCCAAACTTGCTATCTTCCATCGATACATTTACTTGAATTAAGACTCTCATGATTCGTCCATGTTTTTTTGCTTGAGTATTGATTTCTTTAGCTAGCTTTACAGAATCTACCGAGTGAATTAAATCTACTTTGTCTATAATGTACTTTACTTTATTAGTCTGCAGATGTCCGATTAAATGCCACCTAATATCTCCTTTAATCTTGTCGTATTTATCCAGTAGCTCTTGAACTCGGTTTTCACCTAAGTCTTTTATCCCATAGTCTACAACTCTTTGAATTTCCTCTATACTTCTATGCTTTGTAACAGCTACTAGTGTTACGTTTTGAGGTATTTCTTTCATAATTTGATCTAATTTTTTTTCTATATTCATCTTCTTCACCTACGGATTTATGATTAATGCTGCGCCTTCCTTGATGTCTTCATTGTCTGTTTTGTCTAAGAATACATCTTTACCTTTTTTACGATTGATTTTAACCTCTATATATTCTTTTAAAGACCCCTTGCTCATGATAACAATATTATCTTTCCCATCTTTTTGAACAATAGACTTTTCAGGGATAATATATCCTGAGTCAGAATACGTCACAAGATCAATATCTACTTGCCTGCGAGTATAAAAATCAGGTGGAAGCTGCTCTTTTAATTGAATTAAGAGAATTTTTTCTTGACCATATTCTATGATATCGACGGCATGCCCTTTATAGTTCTCTTCATTATAATGAAAAGAAATCATAGGCATAGCTCTTAAATCTCCAAACTGACTGTTTAAGTGATGGTAATATGTACTCAAATCTTTGGTCTTAATAGACTCCATAATTTGTTCTTTTACTTTTAGTACTTGTTCTTCCTGTCTTAAAAATACTTCTCTAGGCAATATAATGGAGAGATACATATAAGTATCATCTATTATTTTAACGGTTTGCTTATAATTAGAATCATCGCTACCATTATAATTCTTTAATTCTTTTATGTATTCAGGCGTCAAATACTGCAAAATATTTGTATTTAATAAACTTTCATAGCCATCAGATTGAAAATAAATATACCCTGGGAAGCTGATATTTAATTTTTTAGCTGTGATCTTTGACCCAGTGGTATCGTTTTGAGAACTATACTCTTTTTTTAGTTCAAGAAGGCTTTCTTCATCAGCTCCTAGATATTGAAAGGACTTTAATATATAGCTTTTTTTCTTGGTTAATTGGTCTTTTTCGGAATTTAATACTTTTAGCTTGTCCTCATTGCCAAAATTCTTTGCCCATTTAATATCACTATTAAGCTTTTCAATATCCTTGTCAATCTTTTCAATATCACTAGAAAACAGATTTTCTTCTTGATAAGCTTTATTATCTATAAGCCAATTGATGATGTCGATTTCCCTATTAAAATAATCACTAAAGGAAATACTACTAGAATTAGAGAGCGTTTGATTTAGACCTACTCTTTGACCCTCTTTAACTTCAAAATCAATCTGTTGATCTAAATGAGCCACTTCTTCGTTTCGTATAACGAGAGCCTGAGTTTCATAGGATTCAGAATATTGTCTTGCATATAGTAACTCAACTTTTTTGCTATTGTGATTGACCCATAATAAAATCACTATGGTCACAATAGCCAATCCTATCCAAACCGTGTTTTGAGATTTTTTCTTTTTATTCGACATAAGTTCACCTGTTCTATAAGGAAAATGTAACTATTTACAAAATGTTTTGATTTCTGCGAGCCAATCTGCACAGATTGCCTCGACTGCTTTTCGAACATTATAACATATAAAAAAGGACTTGTACAAGAAAAGTACCCAAGTCTAACGATAGTTGAACAGTTGTTGAACGATAGTCAAACGATTGTTTAAATATTTAAGAGGATATTTAATTTATTCCCTTTTTAAAGTGATCAAGACTAGTTCGGGTGGATTATTAATTCGTATTGGAATTATGCTATTGCCTAGACCTCTACTTACGGCCATTGAAGTTGAGTTTTTACTATATATCCCTTCTGTATACTTTGGAATAAAACCTTGGTTTGGAGCTACTAAAGCACCTATAAGTGGAAGTATAACTTGACCACCGTGCGCATGACCACTAAAAACAAGATCTACCCCGGAATCTTTATATACATTTAATAGTTCAGGTCTATGAGAAAGCAAAATATTAAAATTTGTTTTAACATTTTTGTATAATTCTTTAATACTCTCTATCATATATTTTTGATTATCATTCCAAAGATAAGTACTTTCACTTTGAACTATAGCAGGATCCGCTACCCCCATTAAACCTACTTCGTCTCCTTTATTGGATAATGTTATATAAGAATTATCAAGAAAACGAACATCTAGCTTTTTCATTTCTTTCATTAGCTCGTTATACTTATCTGATAATTGCTCGTGATTTCCCGTAACATAATAGGTAGGTACCATAATAGATAATCGTTTAACTAGTTCTGTAGCTGTTTTAATATCGGTATTTCTTCTATCAATTAAATCACCGGTGATTACAATAATATCAGGATTACTCTCTTCCACTAATTTATCTAATAACCCATGAAAGTTTTTATTATGTAAGTCAGATATTTGAAGAATTCTATAACCATTAAAACCTTCTGGTATTTTAGCATTCTTGTACTCGTATTTTGTCATCCTAACACAGTTGTTTTGCCATAGGGCATATATGATAAAGATTACAATTAAAGCAATCACAAATCCATATATCCTTTTATTTATTTTTATCATAACTTCCCCCATCTACTTATAATCTGCTCTTAGCTACGTTTAAGCACTGCTTTAGCTTGACCCATATCACTTTATTTTTAATGCTTTACGAATTAATGTTTTATATTAAATAACTCTATAAAACCTTATGGGGAAGAACTTCAAAATTTGAGTTCTTCCCCTTTTAATTTGTGGTGATATATTTAGAATATTTTACTTAACAAGAAATATATCACAGATATCCATCTCTAATCCCAACCTCTTGTATAGGGTTCAAAGCAGTCTAAACAAAGCTTTTGCCCATTCATCATTCGAATTTTATGGTCTGCAGCGCCTTCTTGGCATTTATCACATATAATTGTTTGAAAACCACGAGCCTTTTCAGGTACTTGTATTTTTGGATATGTAATTTTAAATACATCTCTATAATCAGCGAGCAGTAAAAATTCTCTTCTTTGTTTTTGATTCATATCTTCATGAAATGGATTAAGCATTAATCGAACGCTTTTGTTTTCCTTTCGATTTAAAAATGTAAATGCCATTTTCCCAGTACCTTTATACATAAGATTTCCTTTTCCCATAGTACATCCTGTAATTACTTGAACAGCATCTACTCCGCAGGCATCGTTTTCAGTGATACATAAAAGCTCTTCATCTTGAGAAAAGTTTAATCCCAACTCTTCAATTGCTCCTAAGGCTGCCTTAAATCCAATAGCCAGACCTCCACACTCATGTCCATGAAAATTAACACATTTTTCCCATAATTCTTTATTCATTTACATTCCTCCTCAAACAAATAAATGCTCACAAAAAATTACCGTTTATGCCGATAACCCTTCGTGAGCAAATTGAACTTTGTTAAAAGTCTCCATAACTTATAGCCACTATATCTGTATATTATATCTTTATTAACTTGCGAAAGCAATATAATTGCTAGTAATCTATTCCCATAATAAATAAGATAAATATTGTTTATTTATTATATTATATTATATTAGCTATTTTTCTAGAAGAGTTGCAATTGTCAAGCTATCTTTCACATAAGGCTTGCCTTTCGCAAAGCTCATTTATAGCACTTTCTCATATAACTTAAAATGATGTAATCCATATCTGCCAAGCCCATTTTTTAGATGGGAGGGGTGAACGGCAAATGTATGTACCACAAAGATGCTAGAATAATCAGCATTTTTATGTTTCCAGCTTGTCTTGCTGTAAGCAGGCTCAGGCTCATGATTCAATATAATAGAGCCAACAATTTTTTCTGCGATTTTTGCAACATAAAGCGTTCTCTTTGCAACACCTGCTTCTGCATCTTCACGATTTGGATAGATGCCTTTTTTCCATCCGGGATAATTAATTCCGCTTTTTAGAAAATCATTCAAATCATCATAAAGCTGTGCGATTTGGTCTACATCAGATTTTGCACCATTTTCAATAATAATGTTCATATATCCTCCTCTGTTTTACAGTATATAAAAAACTATCCATTTATCGTCTCGTTGAACTGCATTATCTAGGAGGGGATCTGAGGACGGTAAGCTTATACTCCAAATTTTATGCTGGCAATCCAATTTAAATTGGCATTCTGGCAGGCTGAAAGAACATAAGGCTTTTTCACTTCCACCTTCTCCTTTGTAGCGAATCTAATGTATCACTTTAACTTATCCTAAATCTTTGTATTTTCAATACTTTTGGAGTTAATGTTTATATTTAGGTTGGACTGGCCACCTCGTAAGCTATTTAGGAAAGACTCTCAGCTGAATAGACACGCCGTTTGGATCGTATACGTAGAAATAGCAAGTGTCGTCTCCTGGGTTTTGAATAGGCGATGGGTTAAGGCCTTTGTCCTGTGCCATCTTATGCATCTCATTAAGTTTATCTGTTTCAAAGCAAATAAACATACCCTTGCCTTCAAAAGTTTGACCTTCTGGCATATAAAGAAGCTCAATTTCCGTTTCTCCTTCTCCATTTGTCAAAAACGCCAATTCTGTAGGACCTGATGTAAAACGTCGTGAGATCTTTAGTTCTGTAATTGTTTCATAAAAATTTATGGATTCTTCCATATTTTTAACTCTTAAAGTAATATGTTTTATGTGCATATTTACACTCCTTTTCTTTAGCTGATTCTATCTTTTCCTTTTTTATTCTAACACACTCTATAAAAGCTAGAAAGTGCATAATTTCGCCTTGGCGTTACCTCAATCAATAACAAATACTACTTTACTACCAAGGTCTAATAAAAGGCAAGTAAGGACGGTAATTTTTACTCCAAATTTTGGATGATCTTTTATATATCTATGATTTGCCAGATGTCTCAGAAAAAGATTTTATACACCTAGATGATAAATTCTCTTGATATATAAAGAAAAGAAGCAGAGCTTTTTATAATATTAAAAGGGGCATTACACTAGGATTTGAAACATCCCTAGTGGACACCCCCTTCATTTTAATTCTTACCAGTCTTATATTTTGTATTT
Above is a genomic segment from Alkalibaculum bacchi containing:
- a CDS encoding cell division protein SepF; translated protein: MAKDSWGKVKNLLGLEIEDEYDDDEFEEEFEEEEVEERPVYKSKVKKDKGIAMTTATTAEKNSKVLVVEPVLFNDAPVICDNLKKNKTVVVNLEKADFEEGRKIFDFLNGAVYALDGTIQKISENVFILAPNTVDVIAESIDSSTTSDLLNWKFDK
- a CDS encoding HlyD family efflux transporter periplasmic adaptor subunit encodes the protein MSNKKKKSQNTVWIGLAIVTIVILLWVNHNSKKVELLYARQYSESYETQALVIRNEEVAHLDQQIDFEVKEGQRVGLNQTLSNSSSISFSDYFNREIDIINWLIDNKAYQEENLFSSDIEKIDKDIEKLNSDIKWAKNFGNEDKLKVLNSEKDQLTKKKSYILKSFQYLGADEESLLELKKEYSSQNDTTGSKITAKKLNISFPGYIYFQSDGYESLLNTNILQYLTPEYIKELKNYNGSDDSNYKQTVKIIDDTYMYLSIILPREVFLRQEEQVLKVKEQIMESIKTKDLSTYYHHLNSQFGDLRAMPMISFHYNEENYKGHAVDIIEYGQEKILLIQLKEQLPPDFYTRRQVDIDLVTYSDSGYIIPEKSIVQKDGKDNIVIMSKGSLKEYIEVKINRKKGKDVFLDKTDNEDIKEGAALIINP
- a CDS encoding YlmH/Sll1252 family protein — translated: MSQKYNNTDIMVKKISYQAERLSDGLAFFDFYDPSQQRRIEGELKHEPVDLAFFGGHEFCERKMLCLSTEEIEEGIPWPIVLCRCEVDFEVHHRMVLGAVMSLGIAREIIGDIIIDEKCIQIVVKEHIADFIAVNFVRLSNRKIQFEVLPISQIEVKAPEFEFGNISIASFRLDAIISSACGISREAATDLIKGGRVKINHEEKTKSSQIAKIGDLFSVKGKGRFILEDFSGTTKKGRNKIVIKKYV
- a CDS encoding YggT family protein; translated protein: MYYTLLRAGSVLFQLISLLIFVNVIFSWIRPNRDNPIVQIIYNMTEPILEPLRRITIFGPMDFSPLLALILIDFVVEPVYRLILGMIFL
- a CDS encoding FmdE family protein — protein: MNKELWEKCVNFHGHECGGLAIGFKAALGAIEELGLNFSQDEELLCITENDACGVDAVQVITGCTMGKGNLMYKGTGKMAFTFLNRKENKSVRLMLNPFHEDMNQKQRREFLLLADYRDVFKITYPKIQVPEKARGFQTIICDKCQEGAADHKIRMMNGQKLCLDCFEPYTRGWD
- a CDS encoding GNAT family N-acetyltransferase; this translates as MNIIIENGAKSDVDQIAQLYDDLNDFLKSGINYPGWKKGIYPNREDAEAGVAKRTLYVAKIAEKIVGSIILNHEPEPAYSKTSWKHKNADYSSIFVVHTFAVHPSHLKNGLGRYGLHHFKLYEKVL
- a CDS encoding VOC family protein; its protein translation is MHIKHITLRVKNMEESINFYETITELKISRRFTSGPTELAFLTNGEGETEIELLYMPEGQTFEGKGMFICFETDKLNEMHKMAQDKGLNPSPIQNPGDDTCYFYVYDPNGVSIQLRVFPK
- a CDS encoding Rqc2 family fibronectin-binding protein, producing MPFDGITTFSVVQELRDKLIHGKINKIYQPESDEILLNINNRGNKYSLLISANNNNPRIHLTEHTKNNPLAPPMFCMLLRKNIQNSTILEVNQLGLDRIVEIRLRTKNELGDTVTKRLVVEIMGRHSNITLINEPEEVIVDSIKRVGKNISTFREVLPGRVYKTPPQDKNEPIGVNREQFFSLLHGYGQNKTLYKFIIDTFIGVSPPLSHEICHRAKINSDKPLSELTDENEDSLYSVFSDLYSHLEDHLQSLMYTNENKSKVYDFSAIDYTYYELYHKTDYPSISSLLEEYYYLRDSLSRIQNRSSSMVQMLNNKLERDYHKLDKQIKEFQDAEDAEIYRKYGELITSQIYLLKGGQKSAVLSDYYTGEEIEIPLSVQLSPSENAQKYFKKYNKGKRAKEYLKEQMSITKEEIYYLESQIDNIRKCTEIEEFNEIKEDLIENGYLKAQGRKKSNKKESTISQPMKYIYEGVEIYVGKNNKQNEYLTTKFAAKTDLWLHVKDMPGSHVIVKKNADKVDDKLLYTAALLAAYYSKGKESSNIPIDYTAVKYVKKPKGAKTGMVIYTDQKTLYVTPKEDEVLKIDRVD
- a CDS encoding metallophosphoesterase, which gives rise to MIKINKRIYGFVIALIVIFIIYALWQNNCVRMTKYEYKNAKIPEGFNGYRILQISDLHNKNFHGLLDKLVEESNPDIIVITGDLIDRRNTDIKTATELVKRLSIMVPTYYVTGNHEQLSDKYNELMKEMKKLDVRFLDNSYITLSNKGDEVGLMGVADPAIVQSESTYLWNDNQKYMIESIKELYKNVKTNFNILLSHRPELLNVYKDSGVDLVFSGHAHGGQVILPLIGALVAPNQGFIPKYTEGIYSKNSTSMAVSRGLGNSIIPIRINNPPELVLITLKRE
- a CDS encoding RluA family pseudouridine synthase — translated: MEEKIELIVEESDEGMRIDQYISDNISQLSRTYIKKLIDDSKITVNGKEVKASYKLQGKDEVLINLPEPESLEIEPQNIPIDIVYEDNHVLVVNKPQGMVVHPAPGNYKDTLVNALLYHIDKLSDINGVLRPGIVHRIDKDTSGLLVVAKSDLAHKSLSVQLKEHTITRKYTALVEGIIQEETGIVDAPIGRHVKDRKKMTVTDRNAKDAKTHFKILKRFSKYTLIECKLETGRTHQIRVHMSYIGHPVVGDLTYGLKRQKLYSKGQLLHASTIGFTHPETGEYVEFSCPIPEYFEKVLQELGGNSSTF
- a CDS encoding YggS family pyridoxal phosphate-dependent enzyme, which codes for MNIEKKLDQIMKEIPQNVTLVAVTKHRSIEEIQRVVDYGIKDLGENRVQELLDKYDKIKGDIRWHLIGHLQTNKVKYIIDKVDLIHSVDSVKLAKEINTQAKKHGRIMRVLIQVNVSMEDSKFGIEVEEVESFLQQISHESNISVVGFMTMAPFTENIEETRHIFRKMHEIYDKIKDNQDAFKNVNIETLSMGMTNDYPIAIEEGSNLVRIGRGIFV